A genomic region of Pseudomonas sp. RSB 5.4 contains the following coding sequences:
- a CDS encoding choline ABC transporter substrate-binding protein — MKRLISSCVLALSGTAFLSASVMAAEPASCQNVRMGVVNWTDVIATSAMTQVLLDGLGYSTKQTSASQQIIFAGIRDQRLDLFLGYWNPLMTQTITPFVDANQVKVLPAPSLKDARATLAVPTYLADKGLKTFADIAKFEKELGGKIYGIEPGSGANTQIKAMIAKNQFGLGKFQLVESSEAGMLAAVDRAVRRKEAVVFFGWAPHPMNVNVKMTYLTGSEDALGPNEGMATVWTVTAPKYAEQCPNIGRLLSNLTFTAEDESRMMQPLLDHKDAFESAKQWLKDHPEDKQRWLDGVTTFDGKPAAENLQLTSK; from the coding sequence ATGAAACGACTGATCAGCAGCTGCGTTCTTGCACTCAGCGGTACCGCTTTCTTGAGCGCCAGCGTCATGGCGGCCGAACCCGCGTCGTGCCAGAACGTGCGCATGGGCGTGGTCAACTGGACCGACGTGATCGCCACCAGTGCCATGACCCAAGTGCTGCTCGACGGCCTCGGCTACAGCACCAAACAAACCAGCGCCTCCCAGCAAATCATTTTCGCCGGGATCCGCGATCAGCGGCTGGACCTGTTCCTCGGCTACTGGAACCCGCTGATGACCCAGACCATCACCCCGTTCGTCGACGCCAATCAGGTCAAAGTCCTGCCGGCGCCAAGTCTGAAGGACGCCCGCGCCACCCTCGCCGTGCCAACCTATCTGGCGGACAAGGGCCTGAAAACCTTCGCCGACATTGCCAAGTTCGAGAAAGAACTGGGCGGCAAGATCTACGGGATCGAGCCGGGTTCGGGCGCCAACACGCAGATCAAGGCGATGATCGCCAAGAACCAGTTCGGCCTCGGCAAGTTCCAGCTGGTCGAGTCCAGCGAAGCCGGGATGCTTGCCGCCGTTGACCGCGCCGTGCGCCGCAAAGAGGCCGTGGTGTTCTTCGGCTGGGCGCCGCACCCGATGAACGTCAACGTCAAGATGACTTACCTCACTGGCAGCGAAGACGCCCTCGGCCCGAACGAAGGCATGGCCACGGTATGGACCGTCACCGCGCCGAAGTACGCCGAACAGTGCCCGAACATCGGCCGCCTGCTGAGCAATCTGACGTTCACCGCCGAAGACGAGAGCCGGATGATGCAACCGCTGCTCGACCACAAGGACGCCTTCGAGTCGGCCAAACAGTGGCTCAAGGATCACCCCGAAGACAAGCAGCGCTGGCTTGACGGTGTGACCACTTTCGACGGCAAACCGGCCGCTGAAAACCTGCAGCTGACCAGCAAATAA
- a CDS encoding DUF3010 family protein, with protein MNICGIEIKGSEAIIAVASLDGATLSHVALNTKKIALDDDDEAANVKRFAAQVASFVREHSIDRIAIKKRSKKGEFAGGPTTFKIEGVFQLLEGCEVTLLSPQTINAQAKKHSFELPGTLNKYQHEAYKVACSALVKK; from the coding sequence ATGAACATCTGCGGCATCGAAATCAAAGGCAGCGAAGCGATCATCGCCGTGGCCTCCCTTGACGGGGCAACGCTGAGCCATGTGGCGCTCAACACCAAGAAAATCGCCCTCGACGATGATGACGAGGCGGCCAACGTCAAACGTTTCGCGGCGCAGGTTGCTTCGTTTGTACGCGAGCATTCGATTGACCGGATTGCGATCAAGAAGCGCAGCAAGAAGGGTGAGTTTGCCGGTGGGCCGACCACGTTCAAGATCGAGGGTGTGTTTCAGTTGCTGGAGGGGTGTGAGGTGACGTTGTTGTCGCCGCAGACCATCAATGCGCAGGCCAAGAAGCACAGCTTTGAGCTGCCGGGGACGTTGAACAAGTATCAGCATGAGGCTTACAAGGTGGCGTGTTCGGCGTTGGTGAAGAAGTAA
- a CDS encoding 3-keto-5-aminohexanoate cleavage protein has translation MNHDVIITCALTGAGDTTAKSPHVPVTPKQIAAAAVEAAKAGATVVHCHVRDPQTGKFSRDVALYREVMGRIREADVDIIVNLTAGMGGDLEIGAGERPMEFGPNTDLVGPLTRLAHVEELLPEICTLDCGTLNFGDGDTIYVSTPAQLRAGAKRITELGVKAELEIFDTGHLWFAKQLIKEGLLDNPLFQLCLGIPWGAPADTTTMKAMVDNLPADAVWAGFGIGRMQMPMAAQAVLLGGNVRVGLEDNLWLDKGVLATNGQLVERASEILSRLGARVLTPAEGRKKMGLTQRG, from the coding sequence ATGAACCACGACGTCATCATCACCTGCGCACTCACCGGTGCTGGCGACACGACCGCCAAGAGCCCGCATGTGCCGGTCACCCCGAAACAGATTGCAGCGGCTGCGGTAGAAGCGGCCAAGGCCGGCGCCACCGTTGTGCATTGCCATGTGCGTGACCCGCAGACCGGCAAGTTCAGCCGTGACGTGGCGTTGTACCGCGAAGTGATGGGACGCATCCGTGAGGCCGACGTCGACATCATCGTCAACCTCACCGCCGGCATGGGCGGCGACCTCGAAATCGGTGCCGGCGAGCGCCCGATGGAGTTCGGCCCGAACACCGACCTGGTCGGCCCGCTGACCCGTCTGGCCCACGTTGAAGAACTGCTGCCGGAAATCTGCACCCTCGATTGCGGCACGCTGAACTTCGGCGACGGCGACACCATTTACGTCTCGACCCCGGCGCAACTGCGCGCCGGCGCCAAGCGCATCACCGAGCTGGGGGTTAAGGCCGAGCTGGAGATTTTCGACACCGGCCATCTGTGGTTCGCCAAGCAGCTGATCAAGGAAGGCCTGCTCGACAACCCGCTGTTCCAGCTGTGCCTGGGCATCCCGTGGGGTGCGCCGGCCGACACCACCACTATGAAAGCCATGGTCGACAACCTGCCGGCCGATGCAGTGTGGGCCGGGTTCGGCATTGGCCGCATGCAGATGCCGATGGCCGCGCAAGCGGTGCTGCTCGGCGGCAACGTGCGGGTTGGTCTGGAAGACAACCTGTGGCTGGACAAGGGCGTGCTGGCCACCAACGGCCAACTGGTCGAACGCGCCAGCGAGATTCTTAGTCGCCTCGGCGCCCGCGTGCTGACCCCGGCTGAGGGCCGCAAGAAGATGGGCCTGACCCAGCGCGGCTAA
- a CDS encoding thioesterase family protein: MPTLTTYQTTIIPDWVDYNGHLRDAFYLLIFSYATDALMDRLGMDSNNREASGHSLFTLELHLNYLHEVKLDAEVEVRTQIIGHDSKRLHLYHSLHLAGDDKELAGNEQMLLHVDLAGPRSAPFTPDTLSHLQAIAAEQVDLPAPAYIGRVIALPPAR; encoded by the coding sequence ATGCCCACTCTCACCACCTACCAAACCACCATAATCCCCGACTGGGTCGACTACAACGGCCATCTGCGCGACGCCTTCTATCTGCTGATTTTCAGCTACGCCACCGACGCCCTGATGGACCGTCTCGGCATGGACAGCAACAACCGCGAAGCCAGCGGTCACTCGCTGTTCACCCTCGAACTGCACCTCAATTATCTGCACGAAGTGAAGCTCGACGCCGAGGTCGAAGTGCGCACGCAGATCATCGGTCACGACAGCAAGCGCCTCCACCTCTATCACAGCCTGCACCTGGCCGGCGACGACAAAGAACTGGCCGGCAACGAACAGATGCTGCTGCATGTCGACCTCGCCGGCCCACGTTCCGCGCCGTTCACCCCGGACACCTTGAGCCACCTGCAAGCCATCGCCGCCGAGCAAGTCGATCTGCCCGCCCCGGCTTACATCGGCCGCGTCATCGCCCTGCCACCCGCCCGTTAA
- a CDS encoding L-carnitine dehydrogenase, which translates to MSFITDIKTFAALGSGVIGSGWVARALAHGLDVVAWDPAPGAEAALRKRVANAWGALEKNGLAPGASQDRLRFVATIEECVREADFIQESAPERLELKLDLHSKISAAAKPNALIGSSTSGLLPSEFYESSTRPERCVVGHPFNPVYLLPLVEVVGGKNTAPEAVQAAMKVYESLGMRPLHVRKEVPGFIADRLLEALWREALHLVNDGVATTGEIDDAIRFGAGLRWSFMGTFLTYTLAGGDAGMRHFMSQFGPALQLPWTYLPAPELTDKLIDDVVDGTSDQLGRHSISALERYRDDCLLAVLEAVKTTKEKHGMSFSE; encoded by the coding sequence ATGAGCTTTATCACCGACATCAAAACCTTCGCCGCCCTCGGCAGCGGTGTCATCGGCAGCGGCTGGGTCGCGCGCGCCCTCGCCCATGGCCTCGACGTGGTGGCCTGGGACCCGGCGCCCGGCGCTGAAGCCGCGCTGCGCAAACGCGTGGCGAATGCCTGGGGCGCGCTGGAGAAAAACGGTCTGGCGCCCGGCGCCTCGCAGGATCGCTTGCGCTTTGTCGCGACCATCGAGGAGTGCGTGCGCGAGGCGGATTTCATTCAGGAAAGCGCCCCGGAACGCCTCGAGCTGAAACTCGATCTGCACAGCAAAATCAGCGCAGCGGCCAAGCCCAATGCGTTGATTGGATCGAGCACTTCCGGCCTGTTGCCGAGCGAGTTCTACGAGAGCTCGACCCGCCCGGAACGCTGCGTGGTCGGTCACCCGTTCAACCCGGTTTACCTGTTGCCGCTGGTGGAAGTCGTCGGCGGCAAGAACACTGCGCCCGAGGCCGTGCAAGCGGCGATGAAAGTCTACGAATCCCTCGGCATGCGCCCGCTGCATGTGCGCAAGGAAGTGCCGGGATTCATCGCCGATCGTCTGCTCGAAGCGCTATGGCGTGAGGCGCTGCACCTGGTCAACGACGGCGTGGCGACCACGGGCGAGATCGACGATGCGATCCGTTTTGGCGCCGGGCTGCGCTGGTCGTTCATGGGCACGTTCCTGACCTATACGCTGGCCGGCGGTGACGCGGGGATGCGTCACTTCATGTCGCAGTTCGGCCCGGCGTTGCAGTTGCCTTGGACTTATCTGCCGGCACCGGAACTGACCGACAAGCTGATCGACGATGTCGTTGATGGCACCAGCGATCAGCTTGGCCGCCACAGCATTTCGGCGCTGGAGCGCTATCGTGATGACTGCCTGCTGGCGGTGCTGGAGGCGGTGAAGACCACCAAGGAAAAGCATGGAATGAGTTTCAGCGAGTGA
- a CDS encoding GlxA family transcriptional regulator, translated as MSQDFYFLLMPGFSAIGFISAIEPLRVANRFRGELYRWHVLSADGGAVLASNGMSVNADAALEPLKKGATLLVVAGFEPLKFATPTLEHWLRRLDNEGVTLGAIDTGSFVLAEAGLLDGHRLTLHWEAIDAFKESYPQLSVTQELFEIDRRRITSAGGTASIDLMLDLIAQAHGPQLAIQVSEQFVLGRIRPRKDHQRMEVATRYGISNKKLVQVIGEMEQHSEPPLTTLQLAESIKVTRRQLERLFRLHLNDTPSNFYLRLRLEKARQLLRQTDMSVLEVSIACGFESPSYFTRSYRAKFARCPREDRRTVQA; from the coding sequence ATGTCCCAGGATTTCTACTTTCTGCTGATGCCGGGGTTTTCCGCCATCGGTTTTATTTCCGCAATCGAACCGCTGCGGGTAGCCAACCGCTTTCGCGGCGAGCTGTACCGCTGGCACGTGCTCAGCGCCGATGGTGGGGCGGTGTTGGCGAGCAATGGCATGTCGGTCAATGCCGACGCGGCGCTGGAGCCGTTGAAGAAGGGCGCGACGCTGCTGGTGGTGGCCGGGTTCGAACCGCTGAAGTTCGCCACGCCAACCCTTGAGCACTGGCTGCGCCGGCTGGACAACGAAGGCGTGACCCTCGGCGCCATCGACACCGGAAGTTTCGTCCTCGCCGAAGCCGGCCTGCTCGACGGCCATCGCCTGACCCTGCACTGGGAGGCCATCGATGCGTTCAAGGAATCTTATCCACAGCTCAGCGTCACCCAGGAACTGTTCGAAATCGATCGGCGGCGCATCACCTCGGCGGGCGGCACGGCGTCCATCGATTTGATGCTCGACCTGATCGCCCAGGCCCACGGCCCGCAACTGGCGATTCAGGTCAGCGAGCAGTTTGTATTGGGGCGGATTCGCCCGCGCAAGGATCACCAGCGCATGGAAGTCGCCACGCGCTACGGCATCAGCAACAAGAAACTGGTGCAGGTGATTGGCGAGATGGAGCAACACAGCGAGCCGCCGCTGACTACGCTGCAACTGGCGGAATCGATCAAGGTGACGCGGCGACAGCTGGAGCGCTTGTTTCGGCTGCACCTGAACGACACGCCGAGCAATTTCTATCTGCGTCTGCGATTGGAAAAGGCCCGGCAGTTATTGCGCCAGACCGATATGAGTGTGCTCGAAGTCAGCATCGCCTGCGGCTTTGAATCTCCGTCGTATTTCACCCGCAGCTACCGGGCGAAGTTCGCACGCTGCCCTCGCGAAGACCGGCGTACCGTACAGGCTTGA